The Erigeron canadensis isolate Cc75 chromosome 4, C_canadensis_v1, whole genome shotgun sequence genome window below encodes:
- the LOC122596124 gene encoding F-box/kelch-repeat protein At3g06240-like codes for MSDYLPHELVVKIFTKLPVKSLLRFRSLSKSWCALISSPDFIRKYTLGLVQTSQKVLIMNNVMGGKDIYTLHEEDRLPLSSGEGYQGVTAVEYPRVEVQIAGSCNGILCLVDMALRMCLWNFSVRRQVMIPKHPLRSRSSNMTVGFGFDRIANDYKIMTIHYGDTLRPYIYTRMTATWTPIAPPAGMFYHLRCNSYLIDATLYWVASDSPNIPRCIIMTFDLTSHVFGTIPLPEPSFDLSSHVFSTIPLPEPCWAFEQLGEFNGALAVMCTKGKDPWIWVKKTESNHVSSWSVFLKLESPQFIVGQLLQPTFNGDLLIHTYPDFQSDGDDRVYNTRTGGLSRLLRFIVYCNIRMNTYVESIELLDKGTPCGETIKWSE; via the coding sequence ATGTCAGACTATTTACCTCATGAGTTGGTTGTTAAAATCTTCACAAAGCTGCCCGTGAAGTCCCTCCTCCGATTTAGGAGTCTTTCAAAATCATGGTGCGCTCTTATCTCCAGCCCAGATTTCATCCGCAAGTACACTCTGGGACTGGTGCAAACATCTCAAAAAGTCCTCATCATGAACAATGTCATGGGTGGTAAGGATATCTACACGTTGCATGAGGAAGACCGGTTGCCACTTTCTTCTGGTGAAGGATACCAAGGCGTTACAGCAGTCGAGTACCCCAGAGTTGAAGTCCAAATAGCTGGTTCATGCAATGGAATTCTGTGTTTAGTTGATATGGCTTTACGTATGTGTCTGTGGAACTTTTCGGTTAGGCGCCAAGTAATGATCCCAAAGCATCCATTGCGGAGTAGATCTTCTAACATGACTGTTGGGTTTGGTTTTGACCGAATCGCCAATGATTACAAAATCATGACTATACATTATGGGGATACACTTAGACCTTATATCTACACCCGTATGACAGCTACTTGGACTCCGATTGCTCCCCCTGCTGGCATGTTTTATCATCTCAGATGTAACTCCTATTTGATTGATGCCACATTGTATTGGGTCGCAAGTGATTCGCCAAACATACCCCGTTGTATCATCATGACCTTTGATTTGACCAGTCATGTTTTTGGCACAATTCCGTTGCCTGAACCCAGCTTCGATTTGAGCAGCCATGTCTTTAGCACAATTCCATTGCCTGAACCCTGCTGGGCTTTTGAACAGTTAGGAGAGTTTAATGGTGCTCTAGCTGTGATGTGTACCAAGGGTAAGGATCCTTGGATCTGGGTGAAGAAGACAGAGTCTAATCATGTTTCCTCTTGGTCCGTTTTTCTCAAACTGGAATCCCCCCAATTTATAGTTGGCCAACTTTTGCAACCCACCTTCAATGGAGATTTGCTGATCCACACATATCCTGATTTTCAAAGTGATGGGGATGATAGAGTTTATAATACTAGAACAGGCGGGCTGTCAAGACTTTTGAGATTCATAGTTTATTGTAACATTCGGATGAATACATATGTGGAAAGCATTGAGTTGCTTGATAAAGGAACTCCTTGTGGTGAAACAATCAAGTGGTCTGAATAG